A window from Pyrococcus kukulkanii encodes these proteins:
- a CDS encoding transcription initiation factor IIB, with the protein MNKQRVCPVCGSTEFIYDPERGEIVCARCGYVIEENIIDMGPEWRAFDASQRERRSRTGAPESILLHDKGLSTDIGIDRSLTGLMREKMYRLRKWQSRLRVSDAAERNLAFALSELDRITAQLKLPKHVEEEAARLYREAVRKGLIRGRSIESVIAACVYAACRLLKVPRTLDEISDIARVEKKEIGRSYRFIARNLNLTPKKLFVKPTDYVNKFADELGLSEKVRRRAIEILEEAYRRGLTSGKSPAGLVAAALYIASLLEGEKRTQREVAEVARVTEVTVRNRYKELVEKLGIKVPIA; encoded by the coding sequence GTGAATAAGCAAAGAGTTTGTCCCGTTTGTGGATCAACTGAGTTTATATATGACCCCGAAAGGGGCGAAATCGTCTGCGCAAGGTGTGGTTACGTAATTGAAGAGAACATCATTGACATGGGACCAGAATGGAGGGCCTTTGATGCTTCTCAGCGTGAAAGAAGATCAAGAACAGGAGCCCCAGAGAGTATACTTCTCCACGACAAAGGGCTATCTACCGATATAGGAATTGATAGGTCGCTAACTGGCTTAATGAGAGAAAAGATGTATAGGCTTAGGAAGTGGCAGTCAAGGCTTAGGGTTAGTGATGCAGCGGAGAGAAACCTTGCATTTGCATTGAGTGAACTTGACAGGATTACCGCTCAATTAAAATTGCCAAAACATGTTGAAGAGGAAGCCGCAAGGCTGTATAGGGAAGCCGTAAGAAAAGGATTAATAAGGGGGAGATCCATCGAAAGTGTTATAGCTGCCTGTGTATATGCAGCGTGCAGGTTGCTAAAGGTTCCCAGAACCCTAGATGAAATATCAGATATAGCGAGAGTTGAGAAGAAGGAGATCGGAAGAAGTTACCGTTTCATCGCAAGAAATCTGAATTTAACTCCGAAAAAGCTCTTCGTCAAGCCCACTGATTATGTTAACAAGTTCGCGGATGAACTCGGGCTAAGTGAGAAGGTTAGAAGGAGGGCCATAGAAATTCTTGAAGAGGCTTACAGGAGAGGCCTTACAAGTGGAAAGAGCCCAGCCGGACTAGTTGCCGCAGCCCTCTATATAGCCTCACTTCTTGAAGGAGAGAAGAGGACTCAGAGGGAAGTTGCCGAAGTTGCGAGGGTCACGGAAGTAACGGTGAGAAACAGATATAAAGAGCTTGTAGAAAAGCTCGGAATTAAGGTTCCCATTGCATAA
- the rpsJ gene encoding 30S ribosomal protein S10, whose product MQKARIKLASTNVRSLEEVASQIRQIAERTGVRMSGPIPLPTKRIRIVTRKSPDGEGSATFDRWELRIHKRLIDIEADERAMRQIMRIRVPEDVTIEIELIS is encoded by the coding sequence ATGCAAAAAGCGAGGATCAAGCTTGCAAGCACTAATGTCCGTTCCCTTGAGGAAGTTGCAAGTCAAATAAGGCAGATCGCCGAGAGAACTGGAGTTAGGATGAGTGGGCCAATACCACTGCCGACCAAGAGGATAAGGATCGTTACAAGGAAGAGTCCAGATGGTGAGGGCTCAGCAACGTTTGATAGATGGGAGCTCAGAATACACAAAAGGCTCATTGACATTGAGGCCGATGAGAGGGCCATGAGGCAGATCATGAGGATTCGTGTTCCTGAGGATGTTACAATTGAGATTGAGCTAATATCCTGA
- a CDS encoding ribonuclease P protein component 2 yields the protein MSDRPKTLPPTLRDKHRYIAFQVISEEPLKKGEVREMIWGNILRVLGEVGTSMAKPWLIKFDEESQTGILRCDRNYVEHVRFSLILLTEFKGKKVLVRTLGVSGTIRRLKKKFLSEFGWR from the coding sequence ATGAGCGATAGACCAAAAACCCTCCCCCCCACGCTTAGGGATAAGCACAGGTACATAGCTTTCCAAGTTATCTCCGAGGAGCCCCTGAAGAAAGGGGAAGTAAGGGAGATGATATGGGGCAATATTCTTCGAGTTCTTGGTGAAGTTGGAACCTCAATGGCCAAGCCGTGGTTGATTAAATTTGATGAGGAATCTCAGACTGGAATTCTTAGATGCGATAGGAATTACGTTGAGCATGTCAGATTTTCTCTTATCCTGTTGACTGAATTTAAGGGGAAAAAGGTTCTCGTGAGAACTCTTGGGGTCTCTGGCACCATAAGAAGGCTTAAGAAGAAGTTCCTATCTGAGTTTGGCTGGAGGTGA